In Bradysia coprophila strain Holo2 unplaced genomic scaffold, BU_Bcop_v1 contig_350, whole genome shotgun sequence, a genomic segment contains:
- the LOC119080599 gene encoding serine/threonine-protein kinase N isoform X5: MADSYYQGDYIKHPVLYELSHKYGFPDNFPESSLPNRLEEIKEVIRREIRKELKIKEGAEKLREVATDRRSLNDVASIVKKSNNKIAELKSELSELESQILLTQGNSVSNGQDIPQSQLQPSSGNDTTPNDKLLTSLEKQLSIETKVKNGAENMIETIGHHGRDKKLLVEAQQMLADSKAKIEFLRLRIIKVRQNRQLKQATEENGDGKQRMETTLEERVEELLHRLRIEAAVVAGAKNVIRILQNNKVPDKKQLQAAQVRLSESSKKLDLLRYSLDIRRHELPPDSAAAQQLKHELQNVQASSPVPVAYTSLQPFQRVGMEGKPYHSISSLGRCAAVTGKLEVRLMGCQALLEEVPGRSRRDKDNNSSPGDLRSFVKGVTSRSSSKSYSVKDETSLEIMAVIKLDNITVAQTSWKPCSQQAWDQRFSIDLDRSRELEIGIYWRDWRSLCAVCFLRLEDFIDDIRHGMALQLEPQGLLFAEIKFLNPMISRKPKLQRQRMIFNKAQVKNIPRAKQMNINIATWGRLLKQKQQTNKSLETGVPTPTSPNIDGFTSAGQPLQLVFDTSSDDFETVVAPGENPDINVIGLSGARPLGMQGVSTLPPDSPVANNQQSPNNNVVLPPKPLNLQPTSFRQKKPPMPSPPQTSRMDPEVVQTFDNISINKNSQYVPPSPIIQQPVTPQYYSHQQPPPLHPYTSSSSSQLPQSSIHQQQQQQQQASVPRSQSNHQLEIAQAAAAAASRRQQVSRGLQFKENSIEVRKPSSAGLSVDSFRLLSVLGRGHFGKVILSQYKNTDEYFAIKALKKGDIIARDEVESLLSEKRIFEVANTMRHPFLVNLFACFQTELHVCFVMEYAAGGDLMMHIHTDVFTEPRAVFYAACVVLGLQYLHESKIIYRDLKLDNLLLDTEGYVKIADFGLCKEGMGFGDRTGTFCGTPEFLAPEVLTETSYTRAVDWWGLGVLIFEMLVGESPFPGDDEEEVFDSIVNDEVRYPRFLSLEAIAIMRRLLRKNPERRLGSSERDAEDVKKQAFFRHIAFDDLLLRKVKPPFVPTIRHMEDVSNFDEEFTSEKPQLTPPKEPRHLTTEEQNYFKDFTYMADWC; encoded by the exons GGCGATTACATCAAACATCCAGTATTGTATGAGTTGAGTCACAAATATGGATTTCCTGATAACTTTCCGGAGAGTTCACTTCCAAATCGTTTGGAGGAAATCAAAGAAGTTATTCGCCGTGAAATAAGGAAGGAATTAAAG ATCAAAGAAGGAGCTGAAAAATTACGAGAAGTTGCGACAGATCGACGTTCACTCAATGACGTTGCATCCATTGTTAAGAAAAGCAATAACAAAATAGCTGAATTAAAATCTGAACTAAGTGAATTGGAAAGCCAAATTTTATTGACCCAGGGAAACAGTGTCAGCAACGGTCAAG ACATACCACAATCGCAACTTCAACCATCAAGTGGTAACGATACCACTCCAAACGACAAATTGCTCACATCACTTGAAAAACAGCTCAGCATCGAGACGAAAGTCAAAAATGGCGCCGAAAATATGATCGAAACGATCGGTCATCATGGGCGTGATAAAAAATTACTGGTCGAAGCTCAACAAATGTTGGCCGACTCAAAAGCCAAAATTGAATTCCTTCGATTGCGTATAATAAAAGTGAGACAGAATCGCCAATTGAAGCAGGCAACGGAAGAGAATGGCGACGGAAAGCAACGCATGGAAACTACACTGGAAGAACGCGTCGAAGAGTTGCTGCATCGTTTGCGTATTGAAGCGGCCGTTGTTGCAGGTGCCAAAAATGTGATTAGAATTTTGCAGAACAACAAAGTGCCGGATAAAAAGCAATTGCAGGCG GCCCAAGTGCGACTGTCCGAGTCATCGAAGAAATTAGATCTACTCCGTTACTCGTTGGACATTCGCCGGCATGAATTGCCACCAGATTCGGCAGCCGCCCAGCAACTCAAACACGAACTTCAAAATGTGCAAGCGTCGAGTCCGGTTCCCGTTGCATACACATCACTTCAACCATTTCAACGCGTTGGCATGGAAGGTAAACCCTACCACAGTATATCGTCACTGGGCCGATGCGCTGCTGTTACCGGTAAACTAGAAGTAAGACTAATGGGCTGTCAAGCACTACTTGAAGAAGTACCTGGACGATCGCGACGAGACAAAGACAACAATTCCAGTCCGGGTGATCTACGCAGTTTTGTCAAAGGCGTTACAA GTCGCAGCTCATCAAAAAGCTATAGTGTTAAGGATGAGACGTCATTAGAAATTATGGCTGTCATCAAATTAGATAATATAACAGTGGCTCAAACATCATGGAAACCGTGCTCACAACAGGCATGGGATCAACGTTTCTCAATCGATCTAGACCGATCCCGCGAATTAGAAATTGGAATTTACTGGCGCGATTGGAGATCATTGTGTGCCGTATGCTTTTTACGTTTAGAAGATTTTATCGATGACATACGACACGGTATGGCATTGCAATTGGAGCCGCAAGGATTACTGTTTgctgaaatcaaatttttaaatccaATGATCTCAAGAAAGCCAAAACTACAGCGACAACGCATGATATTCAATAAAGCACAA gtcAAAAATATCCCACGTGCTAAGCAAATGAACATTAACATCGCGACCTGGGGTCGTCTACTGAAACAAAAGCAACAAACGAATAAAAGTCTGGAAACCGGCGTTCCAACACCAACCTCACCAAATATTGATGGATTCACGTCAGCCGGTCAACCACTTCAGCTTGTCTTCGATACGTCATCCGACGATTTTGAAACCGTGGTGGCGCCTGGCGAGAACCCAGACATCAATGTTATCGGTTTGAGTGGCGCTCGTCCATTAG GAATGCAAGGTGTTAGTACCCTTCCACCGGATAGTCCTGTAGCGAACAACCAACAGAGTCCAAATAATAATGTTGTTTTACCGCCAAAGCCGTTAAATTTACAGCCAACTAGTTTCCGCCAGAAAAAGCCACCGATGCCTTCACCGCCGCAGACTAGTCGGATGGACCCtgaa GTTGTCCAAACATTCGATAACATATCGATTAACAAAAATTCGCAATACGTGCCGCCATCGCCGATCATTCAACAGCCTGTTACCCCGCAATATTATTCACATCAACAGCCACCACCGTTGCATCCGTACACATCTTCGTCATCATCACAATTGCCACAGTCATCCATTCatcaacaacagcagcagcaacaacaagcATCTGTTCCACGTTCTCAGTCAAACCATCAACTAGAAATTGCTCAGGCAGCAGCGGCGGCAGCATCGAGACGTCAACAAGTCTCACGTGGTTTACAATTCAAAGAGAACTCGATCGAAGTTCGTAAACCCTCATCAGCTGGATTGTCGGTGGACAGCTTTAGGCTGTTGAGTGTGTTGGGTCGAGGTCATTTTGGCAAAGTTATTTTGTCGCAGTATAAGAACACTG ATgaatattttgctataaaggCGTTGAAGAAAGGCGACATCATCGCCAGAGATGAGGTGGAATCATTGCTGAGTGAAAAGCGAATCTTTGAAGTGGCTAATACAATGAGACATCCGTTCCTTGTCAATTTGTTCGCATGCTTCCAAACAGAG ttGCACGTTTGCTTCGTCATGGAATATGCTGCAGGTGGTGACTTAATGATGCACATCCACACCGACGTGTTTACGGAGCCGAGAGCCGTATTTTATGCAGCTTGCGTTGTCTTAGGTCTTCAATATTTACACGAAAGCAAAATCATTTACCGAGATTTGAAGCTGGACAATTTGCTGTTGGACACTGAGGGCTATGTGAAAATCGCTGATTTTGGTCTGTGCAAAGAAGGCATGGGCTTCGGTGATAGAACAGGCACTTTTTGCGGCACGCCAGAATTTCTGGCTCCGGAAGTTTTGACTGAAACGTCATATACGCGAGCTGTGGATTGGTGGGGCTTGGGCGTATTAATATTTGAAATGTTGGTTGGAGAG TCGCCGTTCCCTGGTGACGACGAAGAGGAGGTGTTTGATTCGATTGTCAACGATGAAGTTCGTTACCCTAGGTTTTTGTCTTTGGAAGCGATTGCTATTATGAGAAGG TTATTACGAAAAAATCCCGAAAGACGATTGGGCTCATCCGAACGAGATGCCGAAGATGTGAAAAAGCAAGCGTTCTTCCGTCATATCGCATTCGACGATCTGCTATTACGTAAAGTGAAACCACCATTTGTTCCGACAATT CGACACATGGAGGATGTGTCCAATTTCGATGAAGAATTCACATCCGAAAAGCCACAATTAACACCGCCAAAGGAACCGCGTCATTTAACAACGGAAGAACAAAATTACTTTAAGGATTTCACTTATATGGCTGATTGGTGTTGA
- the LOC119080599 gene encoding serine/threonine-protein kinase N isoform X4, giving the protein MEYRIQRRRSYKNLLLKCVQAANKGDYIKHPVLYELSHKYGFPDNFPESSLPNRLEEIKEVIRREIRKELKIKEGAEKLREVATDRRSLNDVASIVKKSNNKIAELKSELSELESQILLTQGNSVSNGQDIPQSQLQPSSGNDTTPNDKLLTSLEKQLSIETKVKNGAENMIETIGHHGRDKKLLVEAQQMLADSKAKIEFLRLRIIKVRQNRQLKQATEENGDGKQRMETTLEERVEELLHRLRIEAAVVAGAKNVIRILQNNKVPDKKQLQAAQVRLSESSKKLDLLRYSLDIRRHELPPDSAAAQQLKHELQNVQASSPVPVAYTSLQPFQRVGMEGKPYHSISSLGRCAAVTGKLEVRLMGCQALLEEVPGRSRRDKDNNSSPGDLRSFVKGVTSRSSSKSYSVKDETSLEIMAVIKLDNITVAQTSWKPCSQQAWDQRFSIDLDRSRELEIGIYWRDWRSLCAVCFLRLEDFIDDIRHGMALQLEPQGLLFAEIKFLNPMISRKPKLQRQRMIFNKAQVKNIPRAKQMNINIATWGRLLKQKQQTNKSLETGVPTPTSPNIDGFTSAGQPLQLVFDTSSDDFETVVAPGENPDINVIGLSGARPLGMQGVSTLPPDSPVANNQQSPNNNVVLPPKPLNLQPTSFRQKKPPMPSPPQTSRMDPEVVQTFDNISINKNSQYVPPSPIIQQPVTPQYYSHQQPPPLHPYTSSSSSQLPQSSIHQQQQQQQQASVPRSQSNHQLEIAQAAAAAASRRQQVSRGLQFKENSIEVRKPSSAGLSVDSFRLLSVLGRGHFGKVILSQYKNTDEYFAIKALKKGDIIARDEVESLLSEKRIFEVANTMRHPFLVNLFACFQTELHVCFVMEYAAGGDLMMHIHTDVFTEPRAVFYAACVVLGLQYLHESKIIYRDLKLDNLLLDTEGYVKIADFGLCKEGMGFGDRTGTFCGTPEFLAPEVLTETSYTRAVDWWGLGVLIFEMLVGESPFPGDDEEEVFDSIVNDEVRYPRFLSLEAIAIMRRLLRKNPERRLGSSERDAEDVKKQAFFRHIAFDDLLLRKVKPPFVPTIRHMEDVSNFDEEFTSEKPQLTPPKEPRHLTTEEQNYFKDFTYMADWC; this is encoded by the exons ATGGAATACAGAATCCAGAGACGGAGAAGCTATAAAAACTTGCTACTGAAATGTGTTCAAGCTGCCAATAAG GGCGATTACATCAAACATCCAGTATTGTATGAGTTGAGTCACAAATATGGATTTCCTGATAACTTTCCGGAGAGTTCACTTCCAAATCGTTTGGAGGAAATCAAAGAAGTTATTCGCCGTGAAATAAGGAAGGAATTAAAG ATCAAAGAAGGAGCTGAAAAATTACGAGAAGTTGCGACAGATCGACGTTCACTCAATGACGTTGCATCCATTGTTAAGAAAAGCAATAACAAAATAGCTGAATTAAAATCTGAACTAAGTGAATTGGAAAGCCAAATTTTATTGACCCAGGGAAACAGTGTCAGCAACGGTCAAG ACATACCACAATCGCAACTTCAACCATCAAGTGGTAACGATACCACTCCAAACGACAAATTGCTCACATCACTTGAAAAACAGCTCAGCATCGAGACGAAAGTCAAAAATGGCGCCGAAAATATGATCGAAACGATCGGTCATCATGGGCGTGATAAAAAATTACTGGTCGAAGCTCAACAAATGTTGGCCGACTCAAAAGCCAAAATTGAATTCCTTCGATTGCGTATAATAAAAGTGAGACAGAATCGCCAATTGAAGCAGGCAACGGAAGAGAATGGCGACGGAAAGCAACGCATGGAAACTACACTGGAAGAACGCGTCGAAGAGTTGCTGCATCGTTTGCGTATTGAAGCGGCCGTTGTTGCAGGTGCCAAAAATGTGATTAGAATTTTGCAGAACAACAAAGTGCCGGATAAAAAGCAATTGCAGGCG GCCCAAGTGCGACTGTCCGAGTCATCGAAGAAATTAGATCTACTCCGTTACTCGTTGGACATTCGCCGGCATGAATTGCCACCAGATTCGGCAGCCGCCCAGCAACTCAAACACGAACTTCAAAATGTGCAAGCGTCGAGTCCGGTTCCCGTTGCATACACATCACTTCAACCATTTCAACGCGTTGGCATGGAAGGTAAACCCTACCACAGTATATCGTCACTGGGCCGATGCGCTGCTGTTACCGGTAAACTAGAAGTAAGACTAATGGGCTGTCAAGCACTACTTGAAGAAGTACCTGGACGATCGCGACGAGACAAAGACAACAATTCCAGTCCGGGTGATCTACGCAGTTTTGTCAAAGGCGTTACAA GTCGCAGCTCATCAAAAAGCTATAGTGTTAAGGATGAGACGTCATTAGAAATTATGGCTGTCATCAAATTAGATAATATAACAGTGGCTCAAACATCATGGAAACCGTGCTCACAACAGGCATGGGATCAACGTTTCTCAATCGATCTAGACCGATCCCGCGAATTAGAAATTGGAATTTACTGGCGCGATTGGAGATCATTGTGTGCCGTATGCTTTTTACGTTTAGAAGATTTTATCGATGACATACGACACGGTATGGCATTGCAATTGGAGCCGCAAGGATTACTGTTTgctgaaatcaaatttttaaatccaATGATCTCAAGAAAGCCAAAACTACAGCGACAACGCATGATATTCAATAAAGCACAA gtcAAAAATATCCCACGTGCTAAGCAAATGAACATTAACATCGCGACCTGGGGTCGTCTACTGAAACAAAAGCAACAAACGAATAAAAGTCTGGAAACCGGCGTTCCAACACCAACCTCACCAAATATTGATGGATTCACGTCAGCCGGTCAACCACTTCAGCTTGTCTTCGATACGTCATCCGACGATTTTGAAACCGTGGTGGCGCCTGGCGAGAACCCAGACATCAATGTTATCGGTTTGAGTGGCGCTCGTCCATTAG GAATGCAAGGTGTTAGTACCCTTCCACCGGATAGTCCTGTAGCGAACAACCAACAGAGTCCAAATAATAATGTTGTTTTACCGCCAAAGCCGTTAAATTTACAGCCAACTAGTTTCCGCCAGAAAAAGCCACCGATGCCTTCACCGCCGCAGACTAGTCGGATGGACCCtgaa GTTGTCCAAACATTCGATAACATATCGATTAACAAAAATTCGCAATACGTGCCGCCATCGCCGATCATTCAACAGCCTGTTACCCCGCAATATTATTCACATCAACAGCCACCACCGTTGCATCCGTACACATCTTCGTCATCATCACAATTGCCACAGTCATCCATTCatcaacaacagcagcagcaacaacaagcATCTGTTCCACGTTCTCAGTCAAACCATCAACTAGAAATTGCTCAGGCAGCAGCGGCGGCAGCATCGAGACGTCAACAAGTCTCACGTGGTTTACAATTCAAAGAGAACTCGATCGAAGTTCGTAAACCCTCATCAGCTGGATTGTCGGTGGACAGCTTTAGGCTGTTGAGTGTGTTGGGTCGAGGTCATTTTGGCAAAGTTATTTTGTCGCAGTATAAGAACACTG ATgaatattttgctataaaggCGTTGAAGAAAGGCGACATCATCGCCAGAGATGAGGTGGAATCATTGCTGAGTGAAAAGCGAATCTTTGAAGTGGCTAATACAATGAGACATCCGTTCCTTGTCAATTTGTTCGCATGCTTCCAAACAGAG ttGCACGTTTGCTTCGTCATGGAATATGCTGCAGGTGGTGACTTAATGATGCACATCCACACCGACGTGTTTACGGAGCCGAGAGCCGTATTTTATGCAGCTTGCGTTGTCTTAGGTCTTCAATATTTACACGAAAGCAAAATCATTTACCGAGATTTGAAGCTGGACAATTTGCTGTTGGACACTGAGGGCTATGTGAAAATCGCTGATTTTGGTCTGTGCAAAGAAGGCATGGGCTTCGGTGATAGAACAGGCACTTTTTGCGGCACGCCAGAATTTCTGGCTCCGGAAGTTTTGACTGAAACGTCATATACGCGAGCTGTGGATTGGTGGGGCTTGGGCGTATTAATATTTGAAATGTTGGTTGGAGAG TCGCCGTTCCCTGGTGACGACGAAGAGGAGGTGTTTGATTCGATTGTCAACGATGAAGTTCGTTACCCTAGGTTTTTGTCTTTGGAAGCGATTGCTATTATGAGAAGG TTATTACGAAAAAATCCCGAAAGACGATTGGGCTCATCCGAACGAGATGCCGAAGATGTGAAAAAGCAAGCGTTCTTCCGTCATATCGCATTCGACGATCTGCTATTACGTAAAGTGAAACCACCATTTGTTCCGACAATT CGACACATGGAGGATGTGTCCAATTTCGATGAAGAATTCACATCCGAAAAGCCACAATTAACACCGCCAAAGGAACCGCGTCATTTAACAACGGAAGAACAAAATTACTTTAAGGATTTCACTTATATGGCTGATTGGTGTTGA